Proteins encoded within one genomic window of Rhinoderma darwinii isolate aRhiDar2 chromosome 5, aRhiDar2.hap1, whole genome shotgun sequence:
- the LOC142652461 gene encoding protein kinase C delta type-like, producing MRHNKKRKRDKQEVRSSRESEEEQPPQKRKVLDTILEKEPIENEEPPMTLAGLPVEASDYINKKGKRSRKRNNRKRDRTSYKKGGEKYENSNPKIDILKRTQDSDGESNILKRKREKDLERSPTSASYCPTGKWYRLLLKTPEKLLTSGIDHLSNSRTAKRQKTLPESQRSKLETGESETQPSDTIDIVAAPVSLSDFTFYKVLGIGSYGKVMLASHPSSRQQLAVKIVKKRLLLEDSRESVLIERQALEITEHSRLFTHAFATFQTEDYVFFAMEYITGGELRDFISRRAPCDIATTRFISAEIICGLQYLHSRGVIHRDLKPENILMDSAGHVKIADFGLAAINIFGSKKMTEHAGTIGYMAPEVLLMKPYNANVDFFSFGVILFEMAVGQFPFYEGNNPARILRSIRCPRYPENLHPPIRNILEGLFCNSSKQRQGVCDTIRQHQFFAEINWPELEAGKACPPFEIEPTPVVEYDETIPLDTLLSAEEAQKPPIPPEDKQLFCGFSYISHKWR from the exons ATGAGACATAACAAAAAAAGAAAGCGTGATAAACAAGAGGTGAGGAGTAGTAGGGAGAGTGAGGAAGAACAGCCACCTCAGAAGAGAAAGGTTCTTGATACCATCTTAGAAAAGGAACCTATTGAGAATGAGGAGCCCCCCATGACATTAGCTGGGCTTCCAGTGGAGGCATCAGACTACATCAATAAGAAGGGGAAAAGGAGTAGGAAGAGGAATAACAGAAAGAGAGATCGGACCTCTTACAAGAAGGGAGGAGAGAAATATGAAAACTCAAATCCTAAAATTGACATCCTAAAGAGAACCCAAGACAGCGATGGGGAAAGTAACATCctgaagagaaagagagagaaggacCTAGAGAGGAGCCCAACATCTGCCAGCTACTGCCCTACAGGAAAGTGGTATAGATTGCTGCTCAAAACACCAGAAAAGCTCCTCACATCCGGGATCGACCATCTGTCCAATAGCAGGACTGCCAAGAGACAGAAAACTCTTCCTGAAAGTCAAAGGAGCAAATTGGAAACAG GAGAAAGTGAGACCCAACCATCGGATACCATAGATATAGTGGCAGCTCCTGTCAGTTTGTCAGATTTTACCTTCTATAAGGTGCTTGGAATAGGTAGTTATGGAAAG GTAATGCTGGCTTCACATCCGTCCAGCAGGCAACAGCTTGCCGTGAAAATTGTGAAGAAAAGGCTATTACTAGAGGACTCCAGAGAATCCGTCCTCATAGAGCGTCAGGCCCTGGAGATCACTGAACACAGCCGGCTCTTCACCCATGCCTTTGCGACTTTCCAAACTGAG GATTATGTGTTTTTTGCCATGGAGTATATCACTGGAGGAGAACTCCGTGATTTCATCAGTCGGAGAGCTCCTTGTGACATCGCCACCACCAG ATTTATTTCGGCTGAAATTATCTGCGGTTTGCAGTATCTGCACTCAAGGGGCGTTATACACAG AGATCTAAAACCGGAAAATATACTCATGGACAGCGCCGGTCACGTTAAGATCGCCGATTTTGGCCTGGCAGCAATAAACATCTTTGGATCAAAAAAGATGACGGAGCATGCAGGGACTATAGGCTACATGGCTCCAGAG GTTCTACTTATGAAGCCTTACAACGCCAACGTGGACTTCTTCTCCTTTGGAGTTATTTTGTTTGAAATGGCTGTTGGACAATTTCCATTTTATGAGGGAAACAACCCTGCTAGGATCCTGCGTTCTATCCGCTGTCCCCGTTACCCTGAGAACCTGCATCCTCCTATAAGGAACATCCTAGAGGGG CTCTTCTGTAATTCATCTAAGCAGCGTCAGGGGGTTTGTGACACCATAAGGCAACATCAATTCTTTGCAGAAATCAACTGGCCAGAACTAGAGGCAGGAAAAGCGTGCCCTCCATTTGAAATAGAACCA ACTCCAGTTGTGGAATATGATGAGACAATTCCACTAGATACCCTGCTGTCTGCTGAGGAAGCACAGAAACCCCCAATACCACCGGAGGACAAACAGCTATTCTGTGGCTTCTCCTACATAAGCCACAAGTGGAGATGA